Proteins co-encoded in one Cricetulus griseus strain 17A/GY chromosome 1 unlocalized genomic scaffold, alternate assembly CriGri-PICRH-1.0 chr1_1, whole genome shotgun sequence genomic window:
- the Psmb11 gene encoding proteasome subunit beta type-11, with protein sequence MALQDVCKWQALDTQGPSPHLPEAGGWAVPRGCDPQAFLRIHGPRLAHGTTTLAFRFRHGVIAAADTRSSCGSYVACPASRKVIPVHQHLLGTTSGTSADCVTWYRVLQRELRLRELREGQLPSVAGTAKLLSAMLSRYRGLDLCVATALCGWDHSGPALFYVYSDGTCLRGDIFSVGSGSPYAYGVLDRSYRYDMTVQEAYALARCAVTHATHRDAYSGGSVDLFHVRETGWEYVSRSDAFVLYMELQKTPGLEQEQELEAEASQVHPESATPQDAEEGGELFVEPEEMTTGDSRIIIAKTKMM encoded by the coding sequence ATGGCTCTTCAGGATGTGTGCAAGTGGCAGGCCCTCGACACCCAGGGGCCATCCCCTCACTTGCCTGAGGCTGGTGGCTGGGCTGTGCCCCGGGGCTGTGACCCTCAAGCCTTCCTGCGGATCCACGGCCCCAGGCTGGCCCATGGCACCACCACCCTGGCTTTTCGCTTCCGTCATGGTGTCATTGCTGCAGCCGACACTCGCTCCTCCTGTGGCAGCTATGTGGCATGTCCAGCCTCACGGAAGGTCATCCCTGTGCACCAGCACCTCCTGGGTACCACCTCTGGAACCTCTGCTGACTGTGTCACGTGGTATCGGGTGCTCCAGCGGGAGCTGCGGCTTCGGGAACTGAGGGAAGGCCAGCTGCCCAGTGTGGCAGGCACAGCCAAACTCTTGTCAGCTATGCTGTCCCGATACCGCGGCCTGGATCTGTGCGTGGCCACTGCCCTGTGTGGCTGGGACCACTCTGGCCCTGCCCTCTTCTATGTCTACAGTGATGGCACTTGTCTGCGGGGTGATATCTTCTCTGTGGGCTCTGGATCTCCGTATGCCTATGGCGTGCTTGACCGTAGCTACCGCTATGACATGACCGTTCAGGAAGCCTACGCCCTGGCCCGCTGCGCTGTGACCCATGCCACCCACCGTGATGCTTATTCAGGGGGCTCAGTGGACCTTTTCCACGTCCGAGAGACTGGCTGGGAGTATGTGTCCCGCAGTGATGCCTTTGTGCTGTACATGGAGCTGCAGAAAACCCCAGGCTTGGAGCAGGaacaggagctggaggcagaagccagtCAAGTCCACCCTGAGTCTGCCACTCCACAAGATGCTGAAGAAGGTGGAGAACTCTTCGTGGAGCCAGAGGAGATGACGACAGGAGACTCCAGGATAATAATAGCAAAGACCAAAAtgatgtga